In Intestinibacillus sp. Marseille-P6563, a single genomic region encodes these proteins:
- a CDS encoding S-layer homology domain-containing protein: MAFTMMATAGAAYTDQADIQATEAVEMLNALGVMTGDPDGSFRPNDTITRAEACRMIYTIRTNSDDASAYADMQTTFKDVPADAWYAGYVKHCQAANIVSGTSATTFEPNREVTGVELALMCLRVMGYDPAKADIGGSTWSTKTISLSTEAGILDGVNTTITSACPRQWAAQIMYNTIEAPTVQWSTDTNSYSKYFDDGKERDSVGKEYLKLWIDIGTLTSVDDDNLTIYSNSSDAEDSDNSYVGNHDFTKVANDYSSLLGHKVKVLYRDGKTNAVIGVYPLEDNTSYTVNMKDIEKDGDKVKFDGKSYGFDDATLRVEVLDVDGKVTTSDVKSTYFDVEANSNANAVAEKTVTFVDNDGDGKLNIAFVTEYASAEVTYVGSDRITADKTYKMEDHNISEDLAKDDFAMISWNRFDDCKDIAKADVVVDTLASSKDKGNYQQYKIGETWYNIAENATSGWDNVTVGDTVKAYIVAGVIVDIDTDDGTGAIPTNIAVVVGLGDNSLNGDQAKLRYFDGTLKTVTLDKTVKADGTTTKAVKGFAYKVSGSDNSTRLEELKGQKYNGYEYITKTYGTGEAVTASNSKLNSISGKVVDDNATVILYNPNDGSSKKITGKQFKAIDSGNSDLLADMSKAGTAAFTKKVNGVERVLLAAVEVKDTDITGTSYDNYGYVTSDGAKVSNGDVEFTMWNGSENLNVKVESGSEDDYTKGTLVAYSAIDNDYLQDAEAFGTIEDLSKMSKPATAADLYVAANLADSATVVTDGNKVLNVTSSTHVLVVDSDADKADEIGIPYTAGNNLKTATLKEVTQSGEVYRLNMVYRVDGGGTSADDDDLDLLVIDNTGAFDFNKPESGSAGSGNGGSTSKGDFTFTTTDKTVLEVKTADIQADGNVIFTVNVLGNATAANTTFDWEVFVNDIPVAKGDDVAANASNYQTTGVQVKDGAKVTIALSDIKVEGLSNPSADDINNAFEQEGVTNVTVSGDVTGAVKVPEGKKLTLDDKAVLKDATVEGSVVVGDIDVSGDVDLSKADVASIEKVDVLNGASLNVTAGSIKDLTAGTLNVNAGGALKVADKNSDSSATLVGPDTAEARIQTAADTTVSLDLANGAMTIAGDAEIPAGQTWYSMLGPLAAEAEGLVMELTTGTLTVNGTLKLVSAGSSSFKVSGDAKVVVGATGVINVAAKASLDGNNAITGTEGSQLNVTNGSGTISNVAGVSDHSEGNYTWSTDKWTTGA, from the coding sequence ATGGCGTTCACCATGATGGCGACAGCTGGCGCGGCATACACGGACCAGGCCGACATTCAGGCGACCGAAGCCGTGGAGATGCTCAACGCGCTCGGCGTAATGACCGGCGATCCGGATGGCTCCTTCCGTCCGAACGACACCATTACCCGCGCAGAAGCTTGCCGTATGATCTATACGATTCGTACGAATAGCGATGATGCGTCTGCTTATGCAGACATGCAGACCACTTTCAAGGATGTACCGGCTGATGCTTGGTACGCTGGCTATGTAAAGCACTGCCAGGCTGCTAATATCGTATCCGGTACTTCGGCTACCACTTTTGAGCCGAACCGCGAAGTAACTGGCGTAGAGCTGGCTCTGATGTGCCTGCGCGTGATGGGTTACGACCCGGCCAAGGCTGACATCGGTGGCTCGACCTGGTCCACCAAGACCATCTCTCTGTCTACCGAAGCTGGCATCCTGGACGGTGTAAACACCACCATCACTTCGGCTTGCCCGCGTCAGTGGGCTGCTCAGATCATGTACAACACGATCGAGGCGCCTACCGTTCAGTGGTCTACCGATACCAATTCTTACAGCAAGTACTTCGATGACGGCAAGGAACGCGATTCCGTTGGTAAGGAGTACCTCAAGCTGTGGATTGACATTGGTACTCTGACTTCGGTAGATGATGATAACCTCACCATCTATTCGAACAGCAGCGATGCAGAAGATAGCGACAACAGCTATGTTGGCAACCATGACTTCACGAAGGTTGCAAACGACTATTCTTCTCTGCTGGGCCATAAGGTAAAGGTTCTGTACCGCGATGGCAAGACCAATGCTGTTATCGGCGTTTACCCGCTGGAAGATAACACCTCTTATACCGTAAACATGAAGGATATCGAGAAGGATGGCGACAAGGTCAAGTTTGACGGCAAGTCCTATGGCTTTGACGATGCTACCCTGCGTGTTGAAGTCCTGGATGTAGACGGTAAGGTTACTACCTCTGATGTGAAGTCGACCTACTTTGATGTAGAGGCAAACAGCAATGCAAATGCAGTTGCAGAAAAGACCGTAACTTTCGTAGATAACGATGGTGACGGCAAGCTGAATATTGCATTTGTTACCGAGTATGCATCTGCAGAAGTAACCTACGTTGGTTCTGACCGCATCACGGCTGACAAGACCTACAAGATGGAAGACCACAACATCTCGGAAGATCTGGCCAAGGACGATTTCGCAATGATCTCCTGGAACCGTTTCGACGATTGCAAGGACATTGCAAAGGCAGATGTTGTTGTAGATACTCTGGCTTCCTCCAAGGATAAGGGCAACTATCAGCAGTATAAGATCGGCGAAACTTGGTACAACATTGCAGAAAATGCAACCTCCGGTTGGGATAATGTAACGGTTGGCGATACCGTAAAGGCCTACATTGTTGCTGGCGTTATCGTTGACATTGACACCGATGACGGCACTGGCGCAATCCCGACCAATATCGCAGTTGTTGTTGGTTTGGGCGACAACTCGCTCAACGGCGACCAGGCAAAGCTGCGTTACTTCGACGGCACCCTGAAGACGGTTACTCTGGACAAGACTGTAAAGGCTGACGGCACGACCACAAAGGCTGTCAAGGGCTTTGCATACAAGGTTTCCGGTTCGGACAACAGCACCCGTCTGGAAGAACTGAAGGGTCAGAAGTACAACGGCTATGAGTACATTACTAAGACTTATGGCACCGGTGAAGCCGTTACTGCTTCGAACAGCAAGCTGAATTCGATCAGCGGTAAGGTTGTTGATGACAATGCAACCGTTATCCTGTACAACCCGAATGACGGCAGCTCCAAGAAGATCACTGGTAAGCAGTTCAAGGCAATCGACAGTGGTAATTCGGACCTGTTAGCTGATATGAGCAAGGCTGGCACCGCAGCCTTCACCAAGAAGGTTAATGGTGTAGAACGCGTGCTCCTGGCAGCGGTTGAAGTAAAGGATACCGATATCACCGGCACTTCGTATGATAACTACGGTTATGTTACCTCTGACGGTGCAAAGGTTTCGAACGGCGATGTCGAATTCACGATGTGGAACGGCTCGGAAAATCTGAATGTTAAGGTTGAGAGCGGTTCGGAAGACGATTATACCAAGGGCACTCTGGTTGCTTATTCCGCAATCGACAACGACTACCTCCAGGATGCAGAAGCTTTTGGCACGATCGAAGATCTGTCCAAGATGAGCAAACCTGCAACGGCTGCCGACCTCTACGTAGCAGCAAACCTGGCTGATTCCGCTACGGTTGTTACCGACGGCAACAAGGTTCTGAATGTTACCTCCAGCACGCATGTTCTGGTTGTAGATTCGGATGCAGACAAGGCAGACGAAATCGGCATCCCGTACACCGCTGGCAATAACCTCAAGACCGCAACTCTGAAGGAAGTTACCCAGAGTGGCGAAGTCTACCGTCTGAACATGGTTTACCGTGTTGATGGCGGCGGCACTTCTGCAGACGATGACGATCTGGATCTGCTCGTCATCGACAACACCGGCGCATTTGACTTCAACAAGCCGGAAAGCGGCAGCGCTGGCTCTGGCAACGGAGGTTCGACCTCCAAGGGTGACTTTACTTTCACCACGACCGACAAGACTGTTCTGGAAGTTAAGACCGCAGACATCCAGGCAGATGGCAACGTAATCTTTACGGTCAATGTGCTTGGCAATGCAACGGCAGCAAACACCACGTTCGACTGGGAAGTATTTGTAAATGACATTCCGGTTGCAAAGGGCGATGATGTTGCTGCAAATGCATCGAATTACCAAACCACCGGCGTTCAGGTAAAGGACGGCGCCAAGGTTACCATTGCGCTGTCTGACATCAAGGTAGAAGGTCTGTCCAATCCGTCGGCCGATGACATCAACAACGCTTTTGAGCAGGAAGGTGTCACCAACGTTACCGTTAGCGGCGATGTTACTGGTGCAGTCAAGGTGCCGGAAGGCAAAAAGCTGACGCTGGATGACAAGGCCGTTCTGAAGGATGCAACCGTAGAAGGTTCTGTTGTAGTTGGCGACATTGACGTAAGCGGCGATGTTGACCTGTCGAAGGCAGATGTTGCGTCTATCGAGAAGGTAGATGTACTGAACGGTGCTTCTCTGAATGTAACTGCTGGCAGCATTAAGGATCTGACTGCAGGTACTCTGAATGTAAACGCTGGCGGCGCTCTGAAGGTTGCAGATAAAAATAGCGACTCTTCGGCAACTTTGGTTGGTCCGGATACCGCAGAGGCTCGCATTCAGACAGCAGCAGATACTACGGTTTCTCTCGATCTGGCGAACGGCGCAATGACGATTGCCGGCGATGCAGAGATTCCGGCAGGCCAGACTTGGTACTCCATGCTTGGCCCGCTTGCCGCAGAGGCAGAGGGTCTGGTTATGGAACTGACAACCGGTACTCTGACTGTTAACGGCACATTGAAGCTGGTTTCCGCTGGCAGCAGCAGCTTTAAGGTTTCTGGTGACGCCAAGGTAGTTGTTGGCGCAACCGGTGTAATCAATGTGGCTGCAAAGGCAAGCCTGGATGGCAACAATGCTATCACTGGCACTGAAGGCTCTCAGTTGAATGTAACCAACGGCAGTGGTACTATCAGCAATGTTGCTGGCGTATCGGATCACTCTGAAGGTAACTACACCTGGAGTACTGACAAGTGGACTACCGGTGCTTGA